A single genomic interval of Drosophila virilis strain 15010-1051.87 chromosome 2, Dvir_AGI_RSII-ME, whole genome shotgun sequence harbors:
- the LOC26530753 gene encoding uncharacterized protein CG7065: protein MAAPNKEIFDKTEFSELLSKLSLKDLLKLEFRAENDNTLEAMVICEDQQKKMYLCKVCKVFQYGEKNLFCHLGGKKHCCKMESVKQLYLSTDREYTTVTKQCKNVKYIKKSNLAENLKYKEKIEKSCDLKSKSESSIKPKNIQFKADCKQLILKPAINNVIGAKTTSIDAKKTISANDTVNLVSNEKLAPKLITSVDQKTNSVKDDCAKKKMVTINQPVEKKILGCEDSAVKCGSDKLKTSSSFIKNKYEDELKKNIILQSHVTEKTDNEMLDPCKTDSVYALKSAAQSNIVINPLSMSKKTKISCVPISKLICSKMTTENNRNIDTISGFKTSNDILNSYHREDKCEEIDTISQSFKSEKVNIQNSNMYSPILPDSQNSTFESMSNITQVFGLLGIEYVIKIVKNLKDGAPKFLCTLCNITTDELSMHNHILSYNHRLKFCEKHFPTAIRQYKQYISHVPEHHVFKILAPILEKLAVAIEKHHGRETAYLCYEYSFTKNRQNIVSTVLNRRHASEVLGPAFTHVVDSKDVDFLVENAITNKLPFLKSNIVINEVILNTVNDPNNITMTQNEIANHVHFNEVKKTEIVDDETHKRMVDMFLRDTRNSQTLRHKQTSRISKRSRSRSSSIDRKRRRSIPLSISQWNIERKSLSPLRDGDIWQAYRHMVDQSVRELNTTFELYKSDPEEHPLYKDEWQKFWKRRKDELIAAGINHRSYNYQNEWILFFNARLEELYNQDIEYIKIKCRERLCLPMTNDNLSNSKYHVHIYDNLFDSVGPIKNHKSGDKNNIQCNESANINVIHVLRLLTALEDHLGSLGPSITELLAKALQIFKMHPDKANILLLTSENCAILETAKEKFTGLIISKMLDPVQERALKKAINDTEQLLIFAGKIRTELESSNTELSVSNLEFLKNSQSRVNTNILNKKQDRVDTIELASKLATSLISQGKTSINQEQLQQIVQVYSLIEKKKHRDSTSSTRSVSSLVNR from the coding sequence ATGGCAGCGCcaaataaagaaatatttgATAAAACGGAGTTTTCAGAGCTTTTATCAAAATTGTCCTTAAAAGATTTGTTGAAACTTGAATTTCGAGCTGAAAATGATAACACGTTGGAAGCTATGGTTATTTGTGAAGAccaacagaaaaaaatgtatttatgtaaagTTTGCAAAGTGTTTCAATATGGAGAAAAGAATTTATTTTGCCATCTTGGTGGGAAGAAACATTGTTGTAAAATGGAATCAGTAAAGCAATTGTACCTTTCGACGGATAGAGAGTATACGACTGTAACAAAACAATGCAAGAACgtcaaatacataaaaaaatcaaaccttGCTGAGAACTTAAAATATAaggaaaaaattgaaaaatccTGTGATTTAAAGAGTAAATCAGAGTCCTCTATTAAgccaaaaaatatacaatttaaagCGGATTGtaaacaattaatattaaagcCAGCAATCAACAATGTAATTGGTGCTAAAACTACTAGTATCGAtgccaaaaaaacaatttctgcGAATGACACAGTAAATCTTGTATCGAACGAGAAGCTGGCGCCAAAATTAATAACGTCTGTTGATCAGAAAACAAATTCAGTTAAAGACGATTGCGCTAAGAAAAAAATGGTTACTATAAACCAACCcgtggaaaaaaaaatactcgGATGTGAAGATAGTGCTGTAAAATGCGGAAGTGATAAGTTGAAAACCTCTTCAAGTTTTATAAAGAATAAATATGAAGACGAACTGaagaaaaacataattttgcaATCACATGTTACAGAGAAAACGGACAACGAAATGCTGGATCCATGCAAAACAGATTCTGTCTATGCGTTAAAATCTGCTGCCCAATCCAATATTGTAATAAATCCACTTTCAATgtcaaagaaaacaaaaatttcttGTGTACCAATATCAAAATTGATATGTTCAAAGATGACTACGGAAAATAATCGTAACATTGACACAATATCTGGATTTAAAACTTCAAACGATATTTTAAATTCTTACCACAGAGAAGACAAATGTGAGGAAATCGACACCATTTCACAAAGTTTTAAATCGGAAAAGGTAAATATCCAAAACAGTAATATGTATTCCCCAATATTACCCGATTCACAAAATTCCACTTTTGAATCTATGTCAAACATAACTCAAGTCTTTGGGCTTTTAGGAATTGAGTACGTtatcaaaattgtaaaaaatctAAAAGATGGAGCTCCAAAATTCTTATGCACTTTATGTAATATTACTACAGATGAGTTATCAATGCATAATCATATCCTTAGCTACAATCATCGTTTAAAATTTTgcgaaaaacattttccaacaGCAATTCGGCAGTACAAACAATATATTTCACATGTACCGGAGCAtcatgtttttaaaatattagcTCCGATATTAGAAAAATTGGCAGTGGCCATTGAAAAGCACCACGGCCGCGAAACTGCATATCTTTGTTACGAATACTCTTTTACTAAAAATCGGCAAAATATCGTTTCAACCGTTCTTAATCGCAGACATGCATCAGAAGTGCTAGGTCCTGCATTTACTCATGTTGTAGATTCTAAAGATGTGGATTTCTTAGTTGAAAATGCTATTACAAACAAATTGCCATTCTTAAAGAGTAACATCGTTATTAACGAGGTCATATTAAACACTGTCAACGACCCCAATAATATAACGATGACTCAAAATGAAATAGCCAACCATGTACATTTTAATGAAgtgaaaaaaacagaaattgtcGATGATGAAACTCATAAACGAATGGTTGATATGTTTTTAAGGGATACCAGAAACTCTCAAACACTGCGTCATAAGCAAACGTCTCGAATTTCTAAACGTAGTCGATCGAGGTCAAGTTCTATTGATCGAAAACGAAGACGATCAATTCCTTTATCTATTTCCCAATGGAATATTGAACGTAAATCGTTGTCCCCATTAAGGGATGGGGACATTTGGCAAGCTTATCGGCACATGGTTGATCAAAGTGTACGCGAATTAAATACAACGTTTGAGTTATATAAATCGGATCCTGAAGAACATCCTCTTTATAAAGACGAGTGGCAAAAATTCTGGAAGCGGCGGAAAGACGAACTAATTGCCGCTGGCATAAACCATCGGTCTTACAATTATCAAAATGAATGGATCCTGTTTTTCAACGCTCGTTTGGAAGAACTCTATAATCAAGACATTGAGTACATTAAAATTAAGTGTCGTGAAAGGTTATGTTTGCCAATGACTAATGACAATTTATCAAACTCGAAATACCATGTTCACATTTATGATAATCTTTTTGACAGTGTTGGTCCCATTAAGAACCATAAAAGTGgcgataaaaataatatacaatgTAACGAAAGTGCAAACATAAATGTTATCCATGTGCTTCGACTATTAACTGCACTAGAGGATCATTTGGGAAGCTTGGGCCCTAGCATTACGGAACTATTGGCTAAAGCACTCCAAATCTTTAAAATGCATCCAGATAAAGCCAATATTTTACTTCTCACTAGTGAAAATTGCGCTATCTTAGAAACAGCAAAGGAAAAGTTTACAGgtttaataatttctaaaatGTTGGATCCAGTTCAGGAACGTGCTTTAAAAAAGGCAATCAATGATACCgaacaattattaatttttgcaggAAAGATACGGACAGAACTAGAAAGCAGCAATACAGAGCTCAGTGTTAGTAATCTTGAATTCTTAAAGAATTCTCAAAGTAGAGTGAATactaatattttaaacaaaaaacaagatcGCGTAGATACAATAGAACTTGCGTCTAAGCTGGCTACGTCATTGATATCTCAAGGAAAAACCAGTATTAACCAAgaacagctacaacaaattGTTCAAGTCTATTCTTTAATTGAGAAGAAGAAACATAGAGATTCAACCTCGTCTACTCGATCCGTTAGCAGTTTAGTTAATCGTTAA
- the vig2 gene encoding intracellular hyaluronan-binding protein 4 isoform X1 has product MDCKMENSGNNRYELLFMDDDAVAAPISLECNEAGKKKTDHIAKQNINKNEKENKLNILNKNNSHSKVANVNTVSKPNGVRSTSNAVKETRPRNNIRNNGLETNHSNAPEYNSELPQRQIKDRDSKAPRYRTNEKLGKREFDRQSGSDKTGIKSIDKRDGAGAHNWGSAKQDIEDLKTGAVAPITEKEDSANEQCNDLINNLEEDESKQMTLDEWKALKDQRAKPNYNLRKAGEGVDNSEWKKMTVLSKKKGLDIEDELEYDPSMYPQRVGRLQRIVDIQFNFNDARKSGFRKGPRAPPRGDHRQETLSSNVLEKTASHKFGEKHRSGSKTFKVNDELQFPTLS; this is encoded by the exons ATG gATTGCAAAATGGAGAATTCCGGCAATAATCGTTATGAGCTATTATTTATGGATGATGACGCGGTAGCTGCTCCTATTTCACTCGAATGTAATGAAGCCGGCAAGAAGAAAACTGATCATATCGCAAAGCAGAAcatcaataaaaatgaaaaggaaaataaattaaacatattaaataaaaataactctCACTCAAAAGTTGCAAATGTCAACACGGTGTCAAAGCCCAATGGCGTGCGAAGTACTTCAAATGCAGTCAAGGAAACACGTCCAAGAAATAACATTCGTAATAACGGGTTAGAAACAAATCATTCCAATGCTCCAGAATACAACAGTGAGCTCCCACAACGTCAAATTAAAGACCGCGATAGTAAGGCTCCACGTTATCGTACCAATGAGAAATTGGGAAAAAGAGAATTTGATCGTCAATCTGGTTCCGACAAAACAG gAATTAAATCGATCGATAAACGCGATGGTGCTGGTGCACATAACTGGGGCTCTGCCAAGCAAGATATTGAAGATCTTAAAACAGGCGCTGTAGCTCCTAtaacagaaaaagaagatTCTGCAAATGAGCAGTGTAACGATCTTATAAATAATTTGGAAGAAGACGAATCAAAGCAAATGACTCTTGATGAGTGGAAGGCTCTTAAGGATCAACGTGCGAAGCCCAATTATAATCTGCGAAAAGCTGGGGAAGGCGTGGATAACTCTGAATGGAAAAAGATGACGGTCTTAAGTAAAAAAAAGGGATTAGACATTGAAGATGAGTTAGAGTATGACCCTTCAATGTATCCTCAGCGTGTTGGTCGTTTACAGCGCATTGTGGACATTCAGTTCAATTTCAATGATGCGCGAAAATCTGGTTTTCGTAAGGGACCGCGTGCTCCACCGCGTGGTGACCATCGCCAAGAAACGCTGTCTAGCAACGTATTGGAAAAAACAGCATCCCACAAATTCGGTGAAAAACATCGCTCAGGATCAAAAACTTTTAAAGTTAATGATGAACTGCAATTTCCCACTCTTTCTTAA
- the vig2 gene encoding intracellular hyaluronan-binding protein 4 isoform X2, whose product MENSGNNRYELLFMDDDAVAAPISLECNEAGKKKTDHIAKQNINKNEKENKLNILNKNNSHSKVANVNTVSKPNGVRSTSNAVKETRPRNNIRNNGLETNHSNAPEYNSELPQRQIKDRDSKAPRYRTNEKLGKREFDRQSGSDKTGIKSIDKRDGAGAHNWGSAKQDIEDLKTGAVAPITEKEDSANEQCNDLINNLEEDESKQMTLDEWKALKDQRAKPNYNLRKAGEGVDNSEWKKMTVLSKKKGLDIEDELEYDPSMYPQRVGRLQRIVDIQFNFNDARKSGFRKGPRAPPRGDHRQETLSSNVLEKTASHKFGEKHRSGSKTFKVNDELQFPTLS is encoded by the exons ATGGAGAATTCCGGCAATAATCGTTATGAGCTATTATTTATGGATGATGACGCGGTAGCTGCTCCTATTTCACTCGAATGTAATGAAGCCGGCAAGAAGAAAACTGATCATATCGCAAAGCAGAAcatcaataaaaatgaaaaggaaaataaattaaacatattaaataaaaataactctCACTCAAAAGTTGCAAATGTCAACACGGTGTCAAAGCCCAATGGCGTGCGAAGTACTTCAAATGCAGTCAAGGAAACACGTCCAAGAAATAACATTCGTAATAACGGGTTAGAAACAAATCATTCCAATGCTCCAGAATACAACAGTGAGCTCCCACAACGTCAAATTAAAGACCGCGATAGTAAGGCTCCACGTTATCGTACCAATGAGAAATTGGGAAAAAGAGAATTTGATCGTCAATCTGGTTCCGACAAAACAG gAATTAAATCGATCGATAAACGCGATGGTGCTGGTGCACATAACTGGGGCTCTGCCAAGCAAGATATTGAAGATCTTAAAACAGGCGCTGTAGCTCCTAtaacagaaaaagaagatTCTGCAAATGAGCAGTGTAACGATCTTATAAATAATTTGGAAGAAGACGAATCAAAGCAAATGACTCTTGATGAGTGGAAGGCTCTTAAGGATCAACGTGCGAAGCCCAATTATAATCTGCGAAAAGCTGGGGAAGGCGTGGATAACTCTGAATGGAAAAAGATGACGGTCTTAAGTAAAAAAAAGGGATTAGACATTGAAGATGAGTTAGAGTATGACCCTTCAATGTATCCTCAGCGTGTTGGTCGTTTACAGCGCATTGTGGACATTCAGTTCAATTTCAATGATGCGCGAAAATCTGGTTTTCGTAAGGGACCGCGTGCTCCACCGCGTGGTGACCATCGCCAAGAAACGCTGTCTAGCAACGTATTGGAAAAAACAGCATCCCACAAATTCGGTGAAAAACATCGCTCAGGATCAAAAACTTTTAAAGTTAATGATGAACTGCAATTTCCCACTCTTTCTTAA
- the Mocs2B gene encoding molybdopterin synthase catalytic subunit isoform X1, translated as MDHIQLLNDKIDINLIHQLLIDQSCGACSVFLGTTRDNFEGKNVISLEYEAYENMALKEMGKICTDLRVRWPSLKHIVIYHRLGIVPVSEVSVVIAASAPHRVAALESVNFAIDQLKSRVPIWKKEVYEKDLIGEWKANVECPWPQYSKTSLRTFEFFSCKIDQKTENIPDKLVQIRVDDSELNRRVKCFLKRKRDEINLYNIHDFKQLSTNTELADSSESEVKYSCARTQSSLVKQQQSKSHLKVRREIDNSGPHVRPNYSSQLNKLTTAQHYKNDSFENSMLRNSRLRNIEEYMCVTSDGDNILNRIKNIENKILLLESISPEYKYFIQFGTDLKRNNHRKTKKEIYMSDRLNEFISNLKREFGR; from the exons ATGGACCACATTCAACTGCTTAACGACAAGATTGACATTAATCTTATCCATCAACTGTTAATCGATCAAAGTTGCGGTGCTTGTTCCGTTTTTCTTGGCACAACACGTGACAACTTTGAGGGAAAAAAT GTTATATCATTGGAATATGAAGCTTATGAGAACATGGCTTTAAAAGAAATGGGTAAAATCTGCACTGATTTACGAGTTCGCTGGCCAAGTCTTAAGCATATCGTGATATACCACCGACTCGGAATCGTTCCTGTGAGCGAAGTTAGTGTAGTGATTGCCGCTTCTGCACCACATCGTGTAGCTGCATTGGAATCTGTCAACTTTGCCATAGATCAGCTGAAGTCACGTGTGCCTATATGGAAAAAGGAAGTGTATGAAAAAGACCTAATCGGAGAGTGGAAGGCAAATGTCGAGTGCCCTTGGCCCC AATATTCAAAAACATCTTTAAGGACTTTCGAATTCTTTTCTTGCAAAATTGATCagaaaactgaaaatattCCAGATAAGTTAGTACAAATCAGAGTCGATGACAGCGAGCTAAACAGACGtgtgaaatgttttttaaaaagGAAACGAGATGAAAttaatctatataatatacatgaCTTTAAGCAGTTGTCGACCAATACTGAACTGGCAGACAGCTCAGAATCGGAGGTAAAATATTCATGCGCCCGTACTCAAAGTTCGCTtgtaaagcaacaacaatcaaagaGTCACCTAAAAG TACGGCGTGAGATTGACAATTCTGGACCACACGTGCGACCCAACTATTCTTCCCAACTTAATAAGCTGACGACTGCACAGCACTATAAAAATGACTCGTTTGAAAACAGCATGCTAAGAAATTCACGTCTGCGCAATATAGAAGAGTATATGTGTGTTACCTCGGATGGCGACAATATTTTAAATCGcattaaaaatatagaaaataaaatattgttgttaGAATCCATCTCTCcagaatacaaatatttt ATACAGTTCGGAACGGATTTGAAAAGAAATAATCatagaaaaaccaaaaaagaaatttacATGTCGGATAGATTGAATGAATTTATTAGTAATTTAAAGAGAGAATTTGGACGGTAa
- the Mocs2B gene encoding molybdopterin synthase catalytic subunit isoform X2: MDHIQLLNDKIDINLIHQLLIDQSCGACSVFLGTTRDNFEGKNVISLEYEAYENMALKEMGKICTDLRVRWPSLKHIVIYHRLGIVPVSEVSVVIAASAPHRVAALESVNFAIDQLKSRVPIWKKEVYEKDLIGEWKANVECPWPHKLVQIRVDDSELNRRVKCFLKRKRDEINLYNIHDFKQLSTNTELADSSESEVKYSCARTQSSLVKQQQSKSHLKVRREIDNSGPHVRPNYSSQLNKLTTAQHYKNDSFENSMLRNSRLRNIEEYMCVTSDGDNILNRIKNIENKILLLESISPEYKYFIQFGTDLKRNNHRKTKKEIYMSDRLNEFISNLKREFGR, translated from the exons ATGGACCACATTCAACTGCTTAACGACAAGATTGACATTAATCTTATCCATCAACTGTTAATCGATCAAAGTTGCGGTGCTTGTTCCGTTTTTCTTGGCACAACACGTGACAACTTTGAGGGAAAAAAT GTTATATCATTGGAATATGAAGCTTATGAGAACATGGCTTTAAAAGAAATGGGTAAAATCTGCACTGATTTACGAGTTCGCTGGCCAAGTCTTAAGCATATCGTGATATACCACCGACTCGGAATCGTTCCTGTGAGCGAAGTTAGTGTAGTGATTGCCGCTTCTGCACCACATCGTGTAGCTGCATTGGAATCTGTCAACTTTGCCATAGATCAGCTGAAGTCACGTGTGCCTATATGGAAAAAGGAAGTGTATGAAAAAGACCTAATCGGAGAGTGGAAGGCAAATGTCGAGTGCCCTTGGCCCC ATAAGTTAGTACAAATCAGAGTCGATGACAGCGAGCTAAACAGACGtgtgaaatgttttttaaaaagGAAACGAGATGAAAttaatctatataatatacatgaCTTTAAGCAGTTGTCGACCAATACTGAACTGGCAGACAGCTCAGAATCGGAGGTAAAATATTCATGCGCCCGTACTCAAAGTTCGCTtgtaaagcaacaacaatcaaagaGTCACCTAAAAG TACGGCGTGAGATTGACAATTCTGGACCACACGTGCGACCCAACTATTCTTCCCAACTTAATAAGCTGACGACTGCACAGCACTATAAAAATGACTCGTTTGAAAACAGCATGCTAAGAAATTCACGTCTGCGCAATATAGAAGAGTATATGTGTGTTACCTCGGATGGCGACAATATTTTAAATCGcattaaaaatatagaaaataaaatattgttgttaGAATCCATCTCTCcagaatacaaatatttt ATACAGTTCGGAACGGATTTGAAAAGAAATAATCatagaaaaaccaaaaaagaaatttacATGTCGGATAGATTGAATGAATTTATTAGTAATTTAAAGAGAGAATTTGGACGGTAa
- the Mocs2A gene encoding molybdopterin synthase sulfur carrier subunit, whose product MERDTSFVNINVLFFAKSRELAKTSRAEFTVKSVLIARNLLNQLIDRFNLNTISNNLILAHNENYIENLDTEINLQKGDEIAVIPPISGG is encoded by the coding sequence ATGGAAAGGGATACTTCGTTTGTCAATATTAACGtgttattttttgcaaaaagtCGTGAATTAGCAAAAACATCTCGAGCAGAATTTACTGTTAAATCTGTGCTCATAGCAAGGAACTTGTTGAATCAATTGATAGATCGCTTCAACTTGAACACGATAAGCAACAATTTGATTCTAGCTCACAACGAAAACTATATTGAAAACCTGGACACGGAGATCAATTTACAAAAAGGAGACGAGATTGCTGTTATTCCGCCTATAAGTGGCGGGTAA
- the Clbn gene encoding ribosome quality control complex subunit NEMF homolog yields MKTRFNSYDITCGVAELQRLIGLRVNQVYDIDNKTYLFRLHGGGASEKVTLLIESGTRFHTTAFEWPKNVVPSGFSMKLRKHLKNKRLERISQLATDRIVDFQFGTGEAAYHVLLELYDRGNIILTDYEQIILYILRPHTEGECLRFAVREKYPSGRAQVGNIELSEEALREIIEQSNVGEGLKRILLPVLGCGPAVIEHVLIEHGIENCVVSAQQEQTETSKANRCKKNRRSSQISRADTKLFDFATDLPLLVKAIQSARDIMDLGQKGNCKGFIIQIKEEKPSSTESTDHFYRNVEFHPYLFSQHKKMPFKEYNTFMEAVDEFFSTQESQKIDMKTLQQEREALKKLSNVKNDHTRRLEELNKVQDLDKKKAELITCNQSLVDKAILAIQSAIASQLSWPDIQELVKEAQANGDIVARSIKKLKLEINHISLLLTDPYKCGNEYLNDENGADNDDSLLIDVDLALSAWANACRYYDLKRSAALKEKKTIDASQKALKSAERKTQQTLKEVRTISNIAKARKVFWFEKFFWFVSSENYLIIGGRDAQQNELIVKRYMRPKDVYVHADIQGASSVIIRNSTGGDIPPKTLLEAGTMAISYSVAWDAKVVTNSYWVYSDQVSKTAPTGEYLGTGSFMIRGKKNFLPSCHLIMGLSILFKLEDSFIQRHVGERKIRSTEDAIDQENVKQPEITYTDPNQITELNDANSDSAINVFPNTEVKVEHDTGRITIKTELLGEDIKTNIIESQHDNPINEEDAVIIKAAPSRKKNQQTKKRKECKGHMEKADLERLQNNSPEIQPINSSKVKRGQKGKLKKMKQKYKDQDDEEREIRMMILNSSGKDKLKINNDKDEDKPNISNKIAPVEKLETAIPKNQIEIEENDDLPITTDADLLDSLTGVPFDDDEVLFAIPVVAPYQALQQYKFKVKLTPGTGKRGKAAKLALSIFSKDKACNNREKDLLKSIKDEALARNIPGKVKISAPMLQKLRK; encoded by the exons ATGAAGACACGGTTTAACTCTTACGATATAACATGTGGTGTCGCAGAGCTTCAAAG GTTAATTGGCTTGCGTGTAAATCAGGTGTATGATATTGACAACAAAACATATCTTTTTCGGCTTCATGGAGGCGGAGCTTCGGAGAAGGTTACATTGCTGATTGAGTCTGGCACGCGTTTTCACACGACTGCATTTGAGTGGCCAAAGAATGTAGTGCCTTCAGGATTCAGCATGAAGCTAAGAAAGCACTTAAAAAACAAGCGACTTGAGCGTATAAGTCAATTGGCCACGGACAGAAttgtcgattttcaatttggcacTGGGGAAGCTGCTTATCATGTTTTGTTGGAGCTATACGACCGaggaaatattattttaactgATTACGAGCAAATAATATTATACATCTTACGACCTCACACAGAAGGAGAATGTTTGCGTTTTGCCGTTCGGGAAAAATATCCCAGTGGCCGAGCACAAGTTGGAAACATTGAGCTGTCGGAAGAAGCTCTGCGTGAAATAATAGAGCAATCAAATGTTGGTGAAGGTTTGAAACGTATTCTATTGCCAGTTTTAGGCTGTGGTCCAGCTGTAATTGAACACGTTCTAATTGAACATGGAATAGAAAATTGCGTTGTTAGTGcgcaacaagaacaaacagAAACATCGAAAGCAAATAGATGTAAAAAAAATAGGCGTAGCTCACAAATAAGTAGAGCTGATACTAAGTTATTTGATTTTGCGACCGATCTACCATTGCTAGTGAAGGCTATTCAG aGCGCTCGTGATATAATGGACTTGGGACAGAAAGGAAACTGTAAAGGATttataattcaaattaaagaagaaaaaccgTCAAGTACTGAAAGTACTGACCATTTTTATAGAAATGTTGAGTTTCATCCGTACCTATTTTCTCAGCACAAAAAAATGCCTTTCAAAGAGTATAACACATTCATGGAAGCAGTAGATGAGTTTTTTTCTACGCAAGAATCGCAAAAAATTGATATGAAAACATTACAACAAGAACGAGAAGCCCTTAAAAAGCTTTCTAATGTTAAAAATGATCACACAAGGCGGTTAGAAGAACTTAACAAAGTACAAGATTTAGATAAGAAAAAAGCGGAACTAATAACATGCAATCAAAGTTTGGTGGATAAAGCTATTTTGGCGATCCAGTCAGCAATAGCAAGTCAGTTGTCGTGGCCAGACATACAGGAGCTTGTAAAAGAGGCCCAAGCTAATGGTGATATTGTAGCACGATcgataaaaaaattaaagttagAAATCAATCATATATCGTTATTGCTAACTGATCCATATAAATGCGGAAACGAATATCTGAATGATGAGAATGGTGCTGATAATGATGATTCGCTTTTAATAGATGTTGATTTGGCCTTATCCGCATGGGCTAATGCATGCCGATATTACGATTTGAAGCGTTCAGCGGCtctaaaggaaaaaaaaacgatcGATGCATCCCAAAAAGCACTCAAGTCGGCTGAACGTAAAACGCAACAAACTCTAAAAGAAGTACGCACCATATCTAATATTGCCAAGGCACGTAAGGTCTTTTGGTTTGAAaaatttttttggtttgttagTTCCGAGAACTACTTAATAATTGGAGGAAGGGATGCGCAGCAAAATGAACTCATTGTTAAAAG GTACATGCGTCCAAAGGATGTATATGTCCACGCCGACATTCAAGGTGCATCAAGTGTAATAATTCGAAATTCTACTGGAGGAGATATTCCACCCAAAACATTATTAGAAGCTGGTACTATGGCGATTTCGTACAGTGTTGCGTGGGATGCAAAGGTTGTGACAAATTCATATTGGGTTTATAGCGATCAAGTTAGTAAAACTGCACCGACAGGTGAATATTTGGGCACAGGCAGTTTTATGATTCgcggaaaaaaaaattttttaccatCTTGTCATCTGATAATGGGACTAAGcatactttttaaacttgaagATAGCTTCATACAACGCCATGTAGGGGAACGTAAAATTCGAAGTACAGAAGATGCTATTgatcaagaaaatgttaaacaaCCAGAAATTACATATACAGATCCTAATCAAATAACCGAGCTTAACGATGCAAACAGCGACTCCGcaataaatgtttttccaaACACTGAAGTAAAGGTTGAACATGATACCGGCCgaataacaattaaaactgAGTTATTAGGTGAAGATATAAAAACTAACATTATTGAATCACAACATGATAATCCAATAAATGAAGAAGATGCAGTCATTATAAAAGCCGCACCATCCcgtaaaaaaaatcaacaaacaaaaaaaagaaaagaatgcaAAGGACACATGGAAAAAGCAGATCTTGAAAGGCTCCAAAATAATTCGCCAGAAATTCAACCCATTAATTCCTCCAAAGTAAAACGAGGCCAAAagggaaaattaaaaaagatgaaacaaaaatataaagatcAAGATGATGAGGAACGTGAAATACGAATGATGATTCTTAACTCTTCAGGAAaggacaaattgaaaattaataatgaCAAAGATGAAGACAAACCtaacatttcaaataaaatagctCCAGTAGAAAAATTAGAAACCGCCATCCccaaaaaccaaattgaaattgaagaaaaCGACGATCTTCCGATAACCACTGACGCCGATTTGTTAGATAGCCTCACTGGTGTGCCTTTCGATGATGATGAGGTGTTATTCGCTATTCCAGTTGTAGCTCCGTACCAAGCATTGCAACAGTATAA GTTCAAAGTAAAACTTACGCCTGGTACCGGAAAACGTGGGAAAGCGGCTAAATTAGCACTCAGCATTTTTTCAAAAGACAAAGCTTGTAATAACCGAGAAAAGGATTTGCTGAAGAGTATTAAAGATGAAGCTCTTGCACGAAACATCCCAGGAAAAGTAAAAATTTCTGCACCTATGTTACAAAAGTTACGAAAGTAA